A stretch of Lentibacillus sp. JNUCC-1 DNA encodes these proteins:
- a CDS encoding general stress protein, translating into MKEIFGPYQSVPETIKMTEKLADSGYEPAHITILSNIDNPIDFEEKTEANVANSLSESSSWKSKMKQLFTNKADHHRDITDELAALEFSDDEIAQFIEKIVDGHFYVIADDNTEPDKDTVHDLKEARIREDLEHRNSYTTTRFF; encoded by the coding sequence ATGAAGGAAATTTTCGGCCCGTATCAATCGGTTCCTGAAACGATTAAAATGACTGAAAAACTTGCAGACAGCGGCTATGAGCCTGCTCACATAACCATTCTGTCAAACATTGACAATCCAATAGACTTTGAAGAAAAAACAGAAGCAAATGTGGCCAATTCCCTTTCTGAATCATCATCATGGAAAAGCAAAATGAAACAGTTATTCACCAATAAAGCCGACCATCACCGCGACATTACAGATGAACTGGCTGCACTGGAATTTTCAGATGATGAAATTGCCCAGTTTATTGAGAAAATCGTTGATGGACACTTTTATGTGATTGCTGACGATAACACTGAGCCGGATAAAGACACAGTGCACGATTTAAAAGAAGCACGCATCAGAGAGGATCTTGAACACCGAAACTCCTATACGACCACTCGGTTTTTCTAA
- a CDS encoding transglutaminase domain-containing protein, with protein MRRVQQPDTPNTSTLYSIVLYASALLLFLEWIYPVKEVADPFNLDVFIIYAVFCFFISWVRLHWLIAFGLKLAGLVLVIHSLFLEAMLFTRDWFTQVGLELSFNMDRMFAAEWFELTALFRTLLFLLLIWLMSYLLYYWFVTAKRLMLFVVLTFVYLGVLDTFTVYDGGYAIIRTFVVAFLALGVSNFMKEAKHESLSPSKKSFAWQLPIVAVVLLSAMVGYAAPKFDPQWPDPVPFIESYANNPGAGGSGTTVKKVGYGEDDTRLGGSFVQDDTAIFRAAAEEKGYWRVETKSIYTGKGWESFRETDYSLTDNGKVDFDIFSDRVKTERSAIDVDFYSDQGIGKLPYQYGATQFQYPISASNQAVDYTFLHDDMTGAVQLERNSDPVNRPEYEMVIERPIFNREALRSAPDDDPEDIIRQYTQLPPSLPERVHELAEELTTGIDNRYDKAKTIEQYFGRSGYVYQIQGVPVPDTNEDYVDQFLFESQIGYCDNYSTTMAVMLRTLDIPTRWVKGFTPGEKIDEGDYPTQWLTGEYTDEKFARGEGVTTLDIYEVKSSNAHSWVEVYFPKYGWVPFEPTQGFYNPTDFELTTSTEDGEMDDLDIPEPDEGEEPELEPTEEESQAAEDEDDNSETAGAEKGGSFNGWIIAGGIGAVVLVAVVLFLTRWRWRTVYYQMKMKRKPSQNTFQLAYHHLLKVLDHKGLAKRPDQTLREYALRIDDRFNTHLMGELTIQYEQMIYSPDKKENVSELTERWQLLMKQIES; from the coding sequence ATGAGACGTGTACAGCAGCCTGACACACCAAACACATCAACTTTATATAGCATTGTCTTATATGCGTCAGCACTCCTTTTGTTTCTGGAGTGGATTTATCCTGTTAAGGAAGTCGCCGACCCGTTTAATCTTGACGTTTTTATCATCTATGCTGTCTTTTGCTTTTTTATATCCTGGGTTCGGCTGCATTGGCTGATTGCTTTTGGCCTTAAATTAGCAGGACTTGTGCTGGTCATTCACAGTTTATTCCTTGAGGCCATGCTGTTCACGCGTGATTGGTTTACCCAAGTGGGACTTGAGCTGAGTTTTAACATGGATCGGATGTTTGCGGCAGAATGGTTTGAACTGACCGCATTATTCCGCACGCTTTTATTCCTGTTGCTGATCTGGCTCATGAGCTATCTTTTGTATTATTGGTTTGTTACGGCCAAACGTCTGATGCTGTTTGTTGTCCTGACATTTGTTTATCTTGGGGTTTTGGATACCTTTACCGTTTATGACGGCGGTTATGCCATCATCCGCACATTTGTTGTTGCCTTCCTCGCACTTGGCGTATCCAATTTCATGAAAGAAGCCAAACATGAGTCGCTGTCACCTTCAAAAAAATCCTTTGCCTGGCAGCTGCCGATCGTTGCTGTCGTATTGCTGTCAGCCATGGTCGGGTATGCAGCGCCGAAGTTCGATCCACAATGGCCTGATCCTGTCCCATTCATCGAAAGCTACGCGAATAATCCAGGTGCTGGCGGATCAGGAACAACAGTCAAAAAAGTTGGGTATGGTGAAGATGATACCCGTCTCGGAGGCTCATTCGTGCAGGATGACACAGCTATATTCAGGGCCGCTGCCGAGGAAAAAGGCTATTGGCGTGTGGAAACCAAAAGCATTTACACGGGTAAAGGCTGGGAAAGCTTTCGTGAGACTGATTATTCCTTAACAGATAATGGAAAAGTCGACTTTGACATATTCAGTGACAGAGTAAAAACAGAGCGTTCGGCAATTGACGTTGACTTTTACTCTGACCAAGGTATTGGAAAACTGCCTTATCAATATGGCGCCACGCAGTTCCAGTACCCTATTTCAGCATCAAATCAAGCAGTAGATTACACATTTCTGCATGACGATATGACAGGCGCCGTTCAGCTTGAAAGAAATTCTGATCCGGTCAATAGACCTGAGTATGAAATGGTGATTGAGCGACCGATTTTCAACAGGGAGGCTTTAAGATCAGCTCCTGATGACGATCCGGAAGATATTATCAGACAGTATACCCAACTCCCGCCGTCACTTCCTGAGCGGGTCCACGAGCTTGCCGAAGAACTGACAACAGGTATTGACAATCGGTATGATAAAGCGAAAACGATCGAACAGTATTTTGGCAGATCGGGGTATGTTTACCAGATTCAAGGGGTTCCAGTTCCAGACACAAACGAGGATTATGTGGATCAGTTTCTATTTGAATCCCAGATTGGTTATTGCGACAATTATTCAACAACCATGGCTGTCATGCTCAGAACCCTCGACATCCCCACACGTTGGGTTAAAGGGTTTACACCTGGAGAAAAGATCGATGAAGGTGATTATCCTACTCAATGGCTAACTGGTGAGTATACAGATGAAAAATTTGCGCGTGGTGAGGGCGTCACAACTTTAGACATTTATGAGGTTAAAAGCTCAAACGCACATTCCTGGGTTGAAGTTTATTTTCCAAAATATGGGTGGGTTCCATTTGAACCGACTCAAGGCTTTTATAACCCAACAGATTTCGAGTTGACAACAAGCACGGAAGATGGAGAAATGGATGATCTGGATATCCCCGAACCTGATGAAGGCGAAGAACCTGAATTAGAGCCTACCGAAGAAGAATCCCAGGCTGCTGAAGACGAGGATGACAACTCTGAAACAGCAGGCGCAGAAAAGGGCGGATCATTTAATGGGTGGATTATAGCAGGAGGAATAGGCGCGGTAGTACTTGTCGCGGTCGTATTATTTTTAACAAGGTGGCGCTGGCGCACGGTTTATTACCAGATGAAAATGAAAAGGAAACCGTCACAAAATACGTTCCAACTAGCTTATCACCATTTACTGAAGGTGCTTGATCATAAAGGGCTTGCCAAACGGCCGGACCAGACATTGCGCGAATATGCGCTGCGGATCGATGACCGGTTTAATACACATTTAATGGGTGAATTGACAATACAGTATGAGCAAATGATCTACAGTCCGGACAAGAAAGAAAATGTATCTGAACTCACCGAAAGATGGCAATTATTGATGAAACAGATCGAGTCTTGA
- a CDS encoding Ger(x)C family spore germination protein produces MKKRVSLIVVICSTLMLSGCWDNIDIERKGFIIGTAVDLKEEKENGQYVLTMTNQVAVPAVLSTQIQTGGEAKPFLNMSVDGESMISILRETATRSSRIPFFEHMKVLVISSAIAEKTDLFESVLDFFLRDMELRRDIKVMVKDGESGQAKDILEVNPAVELLPTLYVNEITENVGKTIRMMPPVTVGDVHGDILEEFSYVLPKINVVSEKKLEYEGAAVFNGMANQMVGTLDAEEIKGLNLVTRKNRSSVIEFMVRDHLMVYELEISIPSIKIVSANPGDVRVDINITTQGDIAEMFGSESLLHEDYIEEIQKKIEEKIVKIVEGTIKTSQEDLNTDVLGIGKQLSQKHPKKWDQLKGYWEEGENYFSQVRFQVKATAEVQGIGAVDKAKKKRKDE; encoded by the coding sequence ATGAAAAAACGGGTTTCTCTCATCGTAGTCATATGCAGTACGCTTATGTTGTCGGGCTGTTGGGATAATATCGATATTGAACGAAAAGGGTTTATTATAGGGACAGCCGTGGATCTGAAAGAAGAGAAGGAAAATGGACAATACGTTCTGACAATGACCAATCAGGTTGCCGTGCCAGCAGTTCTCTCGACACAAATACAAACTGGTGGCGAGGCCAAACCGTTTTTAAACATGAGTGTAGATGGAGAGAGTATGATATCCATTCTAAGAGAAACCGCAACAAGATCGAGTCGGATTCCTTTTTTTGAACATATGAAAGTACTGGTCATCTCCTCAGCCATTGCCGAGAAAACCGACTTGTTTGAGAGTGTGCTTGACTTTTTCCTCCGCGATATGGAGTTGCGGCGTGACATTAAAGTTATGGTCAAAGATGGGGAAAGCGGACAAGCAAAAGACATCCTGGAGGTTAATCCAGCTGTTGAATTACTCCCTACACTCTATGTTAACGAAATTACCGAAAACGTTGGCAAAACCATTCGTATGATGCCTCCTGTGACCGTTGGTGACGTTCATGGTGATATATTGGAAGAGTTTAGTTATGTTTTACCCAAGATCAATGTGGTGTCAGAAAAAAAACTTGAATATGAAGGGGCTGCAGTTTTCAACGGTATGGCAAATCAAATGGTTGGGACGCTTGATGCAGAGGAAATAAAGGGATTAAATTTAGTGACCCGAAAAAACAGGAGCAGTGTGATTGAATTCATGGTCCGCGATCATCTGATGGTTTATGAGTTAGAAATAAGCATACCAAGTATAAAAATTGTTTCGGCAAACCCTGGCGATGTGAGAGTAGATATCAACATTACGACACAAGGGGACATCGCTGAAATGTTTGGAAGTGAATCACTCCTCCATGAAGACTATATAGAAGAAATACAGAAGAAAATAGAAGAGAAGATCGTAAAAATTGTAGAAGGAACGATTAAAACGTCGCAAGAGGATTTAAACACGGATGTGCTCGGTATTGGAAAACAACTGAGCCAGAAACATCCGAAAAAATGGGATCAGTTGAAGGGATACTGGGAAGAAGGAGAGAATTATTTTTCCCAGGTAAGGTTTCAGGTGAAAGCGACTGCGGAAGTTCAGGGGATTGGGGCGGTGGATAAAGCAAAGAAGAAGCGAAAGGATGAGTGA
- a CDS encoding DUF58 domain-containing protein translates to MGSIAKFIGQLIFIVFLFAVLFSYAMFQGGFVSWFLFYAFLPIMLYHLGLLLYPVKGWRVKRVLTRKTLKTGGHIQVTIELKRGLPYPFYYLIVEDILPETLTRRDSPKLRYQSFNDANVIHYRDSVKQIVYPWFKKTISCTYNLNELPRGGHDLSAIRIRTGDVFGFIKKEHTFNVEDELIVQPASVNVRMIEQRKSLSQGDVAASGSSLKQTNVVTGVREYMPGDKFSWIDWKQTARKNDIMTKEFEQEQSTETLIILDGTRYDEQKAPVFEAAVELTLSLMLAMRQQALQVGFLSLGKKVRFFPVFHDPAKTDAIGEHLTHIQPSDANAFAVKLREQLERQKTGLVSIIVTTHIDLETVQLLKQMKQQGRRMILMYIQASNLISTEAGAMLHQLRTSGVIVNELTEKELSKNRIEVRT, encoded by the coding sequence ATGGGCAGCATCGCTAAATTCATTGGCCAGTTGATTTTTATCGTCTTCTTATTCGCTGTCTTATTTTCTTATGCGATGTTTCAAGGCGGATTTGTGAGCTGGTTTTTGTTTTATGCTTTCTTGCCGATTATGTTGTATCATCTTGGGCTCCTTCTCTACCCGGTTAAAGGCTGGCGTGTCAAACGGGTTTTGACGCGGAAAACCCTTAAAACAGGAGGTCATATTCAAGTCACTATTGAATTGAAAAGAGGGTTGCCATATCCATTCTATTATTTAATCGTTGAGGATATACTTCCTGAAACGTTAACTAGACGTGATTCCCCGAAGCTTCGGTACCAAAGTTTCAACGACGCGAATGTTATTCATTACCGGGATTCCGTAAAACAGATTGTGTACCCTTGGTTTAAAAAGACGATATCCTGTACATATAATCTGAACGAATTGCCCAGAGGCGGACATGACCTCAGTGCGATTCGCATTCGCACAGGCGATGTTTTCGGATTTATAAAAAAGGAACATACCTTCAATGTCGAGGATGAATTGATCGTCCAGCCTGCATCTGTAAATGTGCGCATGATTGAACAGCGGAAAAGCCTTTCCCAGGGAGATGTCGCTGCGTCTGGGAGCAGTCTGAAGCAGACCAATGTGGTGACAGGCGTGCGTGAATATATGCCAGGGGATAAATTTTCCTGGATTGACTGGAAACAGACCGCCCGCAAAAACGACATTATGACAAAAGAGTTTGAACAGGAACAGAGTACGGAAACACTTATTATTTTAGATGGGACTCGGTACGACGAACAAAAAGCACCTGTTTTTGAGGCGGCGGTTGAGCTGACGTTGTCCCTCATGTTAGCCATGCGACAGCAAGCCTTACAGGTCGGCTTTTTATCATTGGGGAAAAAGGTACGCTTTTTTCCAGTCTTTCATGATCCGGCAAAGACAGATGCCATCGGAGAACACTTAACTCATATTCAGCCAAGCGATGCCAACGCGTTTGCGGTCAAACTGCGCGAACAGTTAGAACGACAGAAAACTGGGCTTGTCTCGATTATTGTCACTACTCACATCGATCTTGAAACGGTACAGCTTCTTAAACAAATGAAACAACAAGGCAGGCGCATGATCCTTATGTATATACAAGCATCAAATCTGATCTCTACTGAGGCCGGTGCAATGCTTCATCAACTCCGCACGTCTGGTGTGATTGTGAACGAACTGACTGAAAAGGAATTGAGTAAAAATAGGATTGAGGTGCGCACATGA
- a CDS encoding GerAB/ArcD/ProY family transporter, with translation MKSFEYAGGKITERELMIAVTGAVIGLGILVIPRTLAAHTNAADGLVSIIIGGVFLIIMTWLIAKFSAVFPGQTISDYGATLVGKKVAGCVVFIYGIIMMVSLALRIRLSADITKQYLFDKTPLEVLALLFLFVLVYAVGGSRIGLFRLNMLFFPFVFVIVLVVIGFNLQTMEIGNLQPVFTTDMKEYFIGFGTSALTFSGFGILWFYMSLVENPKKGPKAAVIGSVIPVVLYIMLFVVIIGVFGNTVTANLVYPTVELAKNAAIPGEFLERFESVFFVIWTMAIFNSAALTLDIAVFAMTSVFKKAKKMHVILILTPIVYFIGMVPGKMYTVEIYGQIIGYITVGYSVILIAGLGIVAKIKGVV, from the coding sequence GTGAAGTCATTTGAATATGCTGGTGGCAAAATCACAGAAAGAGAATTGATGATTGCTGTGACTGGAGCGGTTATTGGTCTTGGTATCCTAGTGATTCCAAGAACATTGGCCGCACATACGAATGCAGCAGACGGACTTGTATCAATTATCATTGGCGGCGTTTTTCTTATAATCATGACCTGGCTGATTGCGAAATTTTCCGCTGTATTCCCTGGCCAAACCATCTCCGATTATGGAGCCACACTTGTCGGCAAGAAGGTAGCTGGTTGCGTTGTTTTTATCTACGGGATTATTATGATGGTTTCTCTGGCACTCAGGATTCGTTTGTCGGCAGATATTACGAAACAATATTTGTTTGATAAAACACCACTCGAGGTGCTGGCCCTGCTCTTTTTATTTGTCCTGGTCTATGCTGTTGGCGGATCGAGAATCGGATTGTTTCGCTTAAATATGCTTTTCTTTCCATTTGTCTTCGTCATTGTGTTGGTGGTAATAGGGTTTAACCTGCAAACTATGGAAATCGGGAACTTGCAGCCGGTGTTTACAACAGACATGAAAGAATACTTTATAGGTTTTGGAACCAGCGCACTCACTTTCTCCGGTTTTGGGATCTTATGGTTTTACATGTCTTTGGTTGAAAATCCCAAAAAAGGTCCAAAAGCTGCGGTGATTGGCTCTGTCATACCAGTTGTGTTATACATCATGCTGTTTGTAGTTATCATTGGTGTTTTCGGAAATACTGTTACAGCAAATTTGGTGTATCCAACTGTAGAACTGGCTAAAAACGCTGCAATTCCGGGTGAGTTTCTGGAACGCTTTGAATCGGTGTTTTTTGTCATTTGGACAATGGCGATATTTAATTCTGCAGCTTTAACGCTGGATATTGCCGTATTTGCTATGACGTCTGTTTTTAAAAAGGCTAAAAAGATGCATGTCATACTGATCTTAACGCCGATCGTTTATTTTATTGGGATGGTACCAGGGAAAATGTACACAGTGGAAATATACGGACAAATAATAGGATACATTACGGTCGGTTACTCAGTCATTCTGATTGCGGGTCTGGGGATCGTGGCTAAAATAAAAGGAGTGGTTTAG
- a CDS encoding AAA family ATPase, whose amino-acid sequence MTQEMLTYHTEIEKVIANMNRVMVGKEEIATLSLTALLAQGHVLLEDVPGVGKTMLVRALAKSLDCDFRRIQFTPDLLPSDVTGVSIYNPKEMEFEFREGPIFGNVVLADEINRTSPKTQSALLEGMEEKSVTVDGSTRPLKKPFFVMATQNPIEYEGTYPLPEAQLDRFIIKMKMGYPTQEEELEMLARTASGHPIDSLSAVITRDELATLQSKVQSIYIEKNIQSYIINLASATRTHPSSYLGVSPRGSMALMKTAQAYAFICGRDYVLPDDVKYLAPFVMTHRVIPTTEATFNGVGSEVIVDEVIKQTHIPIRKDL is encoded by the coding sequence ATGACACAAGAAATGCTTACGTATCATACTGAAATAGAAAAAGTCATTGCTAACATGAACAGGGTAATGGTTGGGAAGGAAGAAATTGCAACGCTCAGTCTTACAGCACTGCTCGCCCAAGGGCATGTGCTGCTTGAGGATGTGCCAGGCGTGGGGAAGACAATGCTTGTGAGAGCACTTGCCAAATCGCTCGACTGTGACTTCAGAAGGATCCAGTTTACCCCGGACTTGCTTCCATCAGACGTGACGGGGGTATCGATCTACAACCCCAAAGAAATGGAATTTGAATTTCGTGAAGGGCCGATCTTCGGAAATGTCGTCCTGGCCGACGAAATTAACCGCACATCGCCGAAAACGCAATCTGCTCTTCTTGAAGGTATGGAAGAAAAAAGCGTCACGGTCGATGGAAGCACGCGTCCCCTGAAGAAGCCTTTCTTCGTTATGGCTACTCAAAACCCGATTGAATATGAGGGGACATACCCATTGCCAGAAGCACAGCTTGACCGTTTTATCATCAAAATGAAAATGGGCTACCCGACTCAAGAGGAAGAACTCGAAATGCTCGCCCGAACCGCTTCCGGCCACCCGATAGATTCCCTTAGCGCTGTGATTACCAGAGATGAACTTGCGACGCTTCAATCTAAAGTACAGTCGATCTATATTGAGAAAAACATTCAAAGCTACATTATCAATCTCGCATCTGCTACCCGGACACATCCATCAAGCTATCTTGGTGTTTCGCCGCGGGGTTCTATGGCTTTAATGAAGACGGCTCAAGCTTATGCGTTTATCTGCGGGCGTGATTACGTCCTGCCTGACGATGTGAAATATCTCGCACCATTTGTTATGACACACCGTGTGATTCCAACGACAGAAGCGACTTTTAATGGCGTCGGATCTGAAGTGATTGTGGATGAAGTGATTAAACAGACACACATTCCAATTCGAAAGGATCTTTAG
- a CDS encoding spore germination protein: protein MFVDFKSLFGRMKQTKQTSSSNPEKLASGLDENIKHIKNLLGSPSDLVTRTFDIYHSSVKCGVVYFSGLTNSELLHKDVIKPVQNAGEKKGFPEEAMAVYDVLKKDVIAAGNIKTGQTMDDVMDALLSGTTVFFVDGVDQALLIEMKKWEMRSVEEPVSETVIRGPRDGFVETLQTNLATLRRYIRDPNLRFDSYQVGRRSKKDLVVAYVAGVIHPDILKEVKRRLEAIDMDDAPESGFIEQWIEESFLSPFPQFINTERPDTASAAMLQGKVVILLDGSPFVLIAPSTLGNAMQSPEDYYERWTIGSLVRGLRYMAGFIAVFLPGLYIALSEYHQGLLPTKLAMSIAATREGVPFPAFVEALLMVTTMELLREAGARLPQTIGQTIGIVGGLVIGDAAVQAGIVSPIMVIVVALNAIASFAIPTYSLSITFRILAYFMMFAAGVFGLYGIILGYIMINIHIVNLKSIGVPYSSPFAPAFLKDFNDLVFRTPVPLLDRRPVYLQPQDDQSADKGGKQS from the coding sequence ATGTTCGTGGATTTCAAATCATTGTTTGGACGGATGAAACAAACAAAGCAAACGTCATCATCTAATCCGGAGAAACTGGCATCCGGGTTAGATGAAAATATCAAACATATAAAAAACCTGCTCGGATCCCCGTCCGACCTGGTGACACGGACATTTGACATCTATCATTCATCAGTAAAATGTGGCGTGGTGTATTTTTCAGGACTGACAAATAGTGAACTCTTACATAAAGATGTGATTAAGCCAGTACAGAACGCAGGTGAAAAAAAGGGTTTCCCTGAAGAGGCAATGGCTGTTTACGATGTGCTCAAGAAAGATGTGATCGCTGCCGGCAATATAAAAACAGGCCAAACTATGGACGATGTGATGGATGCTCTGTTGAGTGGGACGACCGTGTTCTTTGTTGATGGCGTGGATCAAGCGCTTTTAATAGAAATGAAAAAATGGGAAATGAGGTCTGTTGAAGAACCGGTTTCTGAAACGGTGATCAGAGGACCTCGGGATGGATTTGTCGAAACGCTTCAGACCAATCTTGCGACTTTGCGCCGGTATATTCGTGATCCCAATTTACGTTTTGATAGTTATCAGGTAGGGAGGAGATCGAAAAAAGATCTGGTTGTGGCATATGTGGCAGGTGTTATTCATCCTGATATTTTGAAAGAGGTTAAACGGCGATTGGAAGCAATTGACATGGACGATGCCCCTGAATCTGGATTCATTGAACAGTGGATTGAGGAAAGTTTTCTATCGCCTTTTCCGCAATTTATTAATACAGAAAGGCCGGACACGGCTTCGGCAGCAATGTTACAGGGGAAGGTTGTTATTCTGCTTGACGGGTCCCCTTTTGTATTAATTGCGCCGTCAACGCTTGGTAACGCCATGCAATCGCCTGAGGACTATTACGAACGGTGGACAATTGGATCGCTTGTGCGCGGTTTACGGTATATGGCGGGGTTTATTGCGGTGTTTCTGCCTGGTTTGTATATTGCGTTATCCGAATATCATCAAGGGCTGCTTCCCACAAAACTCGCTATGTCGATTGCTGCGACTAGAGAAGGCGTCCCATTTCCGGCTTTTGTAGAAGCACTTTTAATGGTTACCACAATGGAGCTGCTCCGTGAGGCGGGAGCACGATTGCCACAGACGATTGGACAAACGATTGGTATTGTCGGAGGGCTTGTTATTGGTGATGCGGCTGTGCAGGCTGGCATTGTAAGCCCGATCATGGTCATCGTTGTTGCCCTGAATGCTATTGCTTCATTTGCAATTCCAACCTATAGTTTGTCAATTACGTTCAGGATTCTCGCCTATTTCATGATGTTTGCGGCGGGTGTTTTTGGACTGTACGGCATTATCTTAGGTTACATCATGATCAATATTCATATTGTTAATCTGAAAAGCATTGGTGTGCCTTATTCCAGTCCTTTTGCTCCGGCATTTTTGAAGGACTTTAATGATCTGGTTTTTCGCACACCTGTCCCGCTGTTGGATCGTCGCCCAGTGTATTTGCAGCCGCAAGATGATCAATCTGCTGACAAGGGAGGCAAACAATCGTGA
- a CDS encoding nuclease-related domain-containing protein: MVTFLPRVKPASLQQLEVLVPRLTPSDPLHATLNDKLQRERSGFFGERSLDYYYNLLELEAFPVLHGLELHSGTHRFQIDTLILLPNFFPIIEVKNHTGVVHYQSETGILHRENDNGKPQRFNDPVLQASIQRHHLANFLRKANIPPIPIHPLSVFSNPNVILNSTDPNSTPDLILAQNLLKRMPLLKKHYQQNYFTITELEDIARLLVKSHQPKNERIVDKYNISLSQIRKGIWCTNCKQAMMVREKRSCHCRRCGATDPRAHIRALHEYKLLFGPTISNQEAREFLQIESPSMMKHLLTKENYDTIGKYKGRRYILR; the protein is encoded by the coding sequence ATGGTGACCTTCTTACCCCGCGTCAAGCCCGCATCACTCCAGCAATTGGAAGTTTTAGTTCCCCGGCTAACCCCAAGCGATCCGCTCCATGCTACCCTGAACGACAAACTTCAAAGAGAACGATCCGGATTCTTCGGCGAAAGAAGTCTCGACTATTATTACAATCTGCTCGAACTAGAAGCATTCCCCGTTTTACATGGATTGGAGCTCCATTCTGGCACACACCGCTTTCAAATTGACACCCTCATTTTGCTTCCAAATTTCTTCCCCATTATCGAAGTGAAAAATCACACCGGTGTCGTTCATTACCAATCTGAAACAGGCATCCTACATCGTGAAAATGATAACGGAAAACCGCAGCGATTTAACGATCCAGTCCTGCAAGCAAGCATCCAGCGACACCATCTCGCGAATTTCTTGCGAAAGGCGAACATCCCTCCAATCCCAATCCATCCGTTAAGTGTCTTTTCCAATCCCAATGTAATCTTGAATAGTACCGATCCCAATTCAACACCCGATTTGATTCTTGCACAGAACCTGCTGAAGCGAATGCCACTTTTGAAGAAACATTACCAGCAAAATTACTTTACCATCACCGAACTGGAAGACATTGCCCGCTTACTTGTCAAATCCCATCAGCCTAAAAACGAGCGCATCGTTGATAAATATAACATTTCGCTTTCACAAATCAGGAAAGGCATCTGGTGCACAAACTGCAAGCAGGCCATGATGGTTCGTGAAAAAAGAAGCTGCCACTGCAGAAGGTGCGGCGCAACCGATCCTCGCGCTCATATTAGAGCACTGCATGAATACAAACTGCTCTTCGGTCCGACCATATCAAATCAAGAAGCCCGTGAGTTTTTGCAAATCGAAAGCCCGAGTATGATGAAGCATCTCTTAACAAAAGAAAACTACGATACTATTGGAAAGTATAAAGGCAGGAGGTATATTCTACGTTAG